The Rhodanobacter sp. LX-99 genomic interval TTGTCCGCGCCCGTCATGATGCCGCCCATCATGCCCAGCCAGACATTCAGTCCATCCCTTGCGCTGCGCCTGCTGCGCCTGTTGCCGCCGCCGACGCGGGTGGCACCGCTGCTGCGCGTGCTGCCGGCGCGCTGGCAGCACCGCCTGCTGGAAGCGGCGATGGCGCGCGTGCTGGCCACGCCGCTGCGTGACGGCTCGCTCGACTTCATGCGTGGCCGTCGGCTTGCCATCGACGTGAGCGACTTGCGCTTGCGCTGGGTGCTCGAACTGCACGGCGACCGCCTCGGTGTGGTCGACGCCGAGCCCGAGGCGAGCGTGCGCGGCAGCGCCACCGACCTGCTGCTGCTGGCCGGCCGGCTGGAAGATGCCGACACGCTGTTCTTCCAGCGCGCGCTGGAGCTGACCGGCGACACCGAGCTGGGCCTTACCGCGCGCAACCTGCTGGAGCGGTTGCCGTGGGAATCGGTGCCGCTGGGCCTGCGCATCGCGCTGAACCGCGGCGCACGCTTCGCCCGTGCCGCCCGCGCCGCGCACCGCGGCGAAGTCGTCTGAGCCATCCCGTTTCCCCCACTGATAAAGCGATCACGATGACCGCCTCCGCAACGCTGCCCGTGCCGGTCTGGCGCGATGAGCTCGAACACGAGTACGCCGCGCTGGCCGAGCGCCTGGAACCGCTGGTGCCGTGCCTGGAGATACCGCTGCACCTGCCGTGGATCGACGCCATCAACAAGCTGAAGAAGCAGCGCGGTGCGGTGATCATGGCGCACAGCTACCAATCGCCGGAGATCTTCCACGGCGTGGCTGACATCACCGGCGACTCGCTCGGCCTGGCGCAGGCCGCCGCCGTTTGCGACGCCGGCCTGATCGTGGTGTGCGGCGTGCACTTCATGGCCGAGAGCGCGAAGATCCTGGCGCCGGAAAAGACCGTGCTGATCCCCGACCTGGAAGCCGGCTGCTCGCTGGCCTCGTCGATCACCGCCGCCGACGTGCGCGCGCTGCGCG includes:
- a CDS encoding chorismate mutase, encoding MSLSGPDRFVLGRVRAAIDRIDDGLVALFAARRRLAAAAGTLKRRAGMSPRDPRREQQVRARTQALAYRLAVPAGTAERLLDLAIADACQRQGMAVDLGQGVPLSAPVMMPPIMPSQTFSPSLALRLLRLLPPPTRVAPLLRVLPARWQHRLLEAAMARVLATPLRDGSLDFMRGRRLAIDVSDLRLRWVLELHGDRLGVVDAEPEASVRGSATDLLLLAGRLEDADTLFFQRALELTGDTELGLTARNLLERLPWESVPLGLRIALNRGARFARAARAAHRGEVV